One window of Papaver somniferum cultivar HN1 chromosome 9, ASM357369v1, whole genome shotgun sequence genomic DNA carries:
- the LOC113313978 gene encoding AT-hook motif nuclear-localized protein 1-like isoform X2 — MKTDCTMSEEMMFEMDRSTTEEGDLEEEKAVEINSNNKRDRPLSENVQSISPVFSSASSDFKRRSRGRPKGSGNRQLLASLGEWVSNSAGGKFLPHVVTIDSGEDIAAKIISFSRKGPRAICILSANGAVSNVTIRQPGSYSGILSFEGSFEILSLTGSFTINSAGGVRSRTGGLSVSLAGPDGRVVGGAVAGHSREFPTKHSQITKKEAEC, encoded by the exons ATGAAAACTGACTGCACAATGAGTGAAGAAATGATGTTTGAAATGGATAGAAGCACTACCGAAGAAGGTgatcttgaagaagaaaaagCTGTAGAAATTAACAGTAATAACAAAAGAGACAGACCCTTGTCAGAAAATGTGCAGTCAATCTCACCAGTTTTTTCATCTGCTTCTTCTGATTTTAAGAGAAGAAGTAGAGGAAGACCTAAAGGTTCTGGTAACAGACAACTGCTTGCTTCTCTTG GTGAATGGGTATCTAATTCAGCAGGAGGAAAGTTCTTACCACATGTAGTGACAATAGATTCAGGGGAG GATATTGCTGCAAAGATAATATCATTTTCTCGCAAGGGTCCTCGGGCCATCTGCATTCTTTCTGCTAATGGAGCTGTTTCCAATGTTACTATTCGCCAACCTGGTTCTTACAGTGGTATCTTGTCATTTGAG GGAAGTTTCGAGATATTGTCTTTAACAGGTTCCTTCACCATCAACAGTGCGGGTGGAGTTCGCAGCAGAACTGGTGGGTTAAGTGTCTCGTTGGCTGGCCCTGATGGTCGCGTGGTTGGCGGAGCAGTTGCAG GTCATAGTAGGGAGTTTCCTACCAAACACTCACAAATCACAAAAAAGGAGGCAGAATGTTGA
- the LOC113313978 gene encoding AT-hook motif nuclear-localized protein 1-like isoform X1, producing the protein MKTDCTMSEEMMFEMDRSTTEEGDLEEEKAVEINSNNKRDRPLSENVQSISPVFSSASSDFKRRSRGRPKGSGNRQLLASLGEWVSNSAGGKFLPHVVTIDSGEDIAAKIISFSRKGPRAICILSANGAVSNVTIRQPGSYSGILSFEGSFEILSLTGSFTINSAGGVRSRTGGLSVSLAGPDGRVVGGAVAGQLLASSKIQVIVGSFLPNTHKSQKRRQNVECPIASSHQKDMPPTAATPISQAKPDEEISFTPMPTLTEQTQGEEEEEVEIRTDLTEMHTLLEPRQPGETENNNNHNASTNQNGNYSSFPVVSQQTQHMSRFMPDQKLSSDTHGYI; encoded by the exons ATGAAAACTGACTGCACAATGAGTGAAGAAATGATGTTTGAAATGGATAGAAGCACTACCGAAGAAGGTgatcttgaagaagaaaaagCTGTAGAAATTAACAGTAATAACAAAAGAGACAGACCCTTGTCAGAAAATGTGCAGTCAATCTCACCAGTTTTTTCATCTGCTTCTTCTGATTTTAAGAGAAGAAGTAGAGGAAGACCTAAAGGTTCTGGTAACAGACAACTGCTTGCTTCTCTTG GTGAATGGGTATCTAATTCAGCAGGAGGAAAGTTCTTACCACATGTAGTGACAATAGATTCAGGGGAG GATATTGCTGCAAAGATAATATCATTTTCTCGCAAGGGTCCTCGGGCCATCTGCATTCTTTCTGCTAATGGAGCTGTTTCCAATGTTACTATTCGCCAACCTGGTTCTTACAGTGGTATCTTGTCATTTGAG GGAAGTTTCGAGATATTGTCTTTAACAGGTTCCTTCACCATCAACAGTGCGGGTGGAGTTCGCAGCAGAACTGGTGGGTTAAGTGTCTCGTTGGCTGGCCCTGATGGTCGCGTGGTTGGCGGAGCAGTTGCAGGTCAGTTATTAGCTTCCAGCAAAATCCAA GTCATAGTAGGGAGTTTCCTACCAAACACTCACAAATCACAAAAAAGGAGGCAGAATGTTGAATGCCCGATTGCTTCAAGTCATCAGAAAGACATGCCGCCTACAGCAGCAACACCAATTTCCCAAGCAAAGCCAGACGAAGAAATCAGCTTTACTCCAATGCCTACGTTAACTGAACAAACCCAaggagaggaggaagaggaagtaGAGATTAGAACAGACTTGACAGAAATGCATACATTACTTGAACCAAGACAACCAGGAGAAACAGAGAACAATAATAATCACAACGCAAGCACTAACCAAAATGGAAATTACTCTTCTTTTCCTGTTGTCAGTCAGCAGACTCAGCACATGTCTCGCTTCATGCCCGATCAAAAATTATCATCTGACACTCATGGGTACATATGA